From the genome of candidate division WOR-3 bacterium:
TTTTGCCACGCTCGAGGAGATCGGACGATATTTTGGTTTTAGCAGGCAGAACGCAGCTGGAATTTATACATCACTATTTGGCGGTAGATATAGAGAGATCCAGCTTAAGCGAAAAGAGAAGGTTAGTTTGAGTAGGGTTGTAAAGCTTCAGAATCTTGACGAAAGGCTCGAACGATTAAAACAAATGGGCAGGCTTAGAAGTTTTAAAAAGACTTTGTATGTAAAGCTCGTTAAGGAAGAAGCCGAAAAATTCGGTCTTAAAGTTGAGTTCGCCTCAGCAAAAGCTTTTACACCTAAGCTTAGGATAAATGGCTTTTTGACATCTATCTCTGGAACCGATACTAAAACTGTATATCATATTCCCAAGGATGGTTCGCCAACCGTGTATTTCAGGTTTGCTATATCTTTCAAAGAGCATGATTTCTCGGTTTTTGTGCTCGATGAGGGAAATAGCAACTATACATTTTATGTCATTCCTTTCCACGAGATAAGAGACCTTCACCTTATTACCCTGCGCCCAAGCTATGAGAATCCTCGTCGTAAGGGAAGAAACGGAAGCAAATATGTACAGTATAGGAATGCCTGGCATCTGTTCCAAAAGGTTCCTAGTGAAGCTAAATGAGCCTTGTTGTTATTTCTCGGGTTAACGATTATTCTTACAATAATTTAAGGTCAGCAATTGAATTTTCTATCGAAAAGCTTGGCGGGTTATCAGCCTTTTTTAGCGCTAATGATAGGGTTCTTCTGAAACCTAATCTTCTTGCTGCAAAGCCTCCAGAAAGAAATATAACGACCCATCCGCTCGTTGTTGAGGTTGTTGCTGATATTCTTATGGAGAATGGATGTAGGGTGTTTATTGGAGACTCCCCTGGGGGAGCATATAGGGGAGTTAAACGGGTATTCGACGAGACTAAAATGACTGAGCTTGCCGAAAGAAAGGGTATCACGCTCGTGAATTTTGAGTCCTCGGGTGCAATCACTATGAAATTTAATGGCTATGAACTTAAGGTTTCTCGAGCTTTCTTTGAATTCGATAAAGTGATAAATCTGCCGAAGCTTAAGACCCATGTTCTTACTATGATGACAGGAGCTGTTAAAAATATATTTGGTATCGTGCCAGGATTTGCAAAGACAATGTATCATAAGTTATTCCCTTTTCCTGACGAGTTTGCTCGTTTTCTTGTGAACCTTTATCTTGCTGTGAGATCCAAGATAGTGCTGAATATAGTTGATGCTGTTTGGGCTATGGAGGGCGAGGGACCATCATCGGGTGATTCGGTTAAACTTGGGTGCATTGTTTGTTCACCTGACGCTGTTTCAGTTGATTATGTTTGCGCGAAAATTTTCGGGTATAAGCCCAACGCCGTACGCACAATAGCGGTAGCTAATGAACTTGAAGCAGGAGATACCGGTAATAATATTGCTGTTATTGGAGAATATCCTAAGTTAGACAGAAATTTGAAGATCCTTTCCGACTGGAAGTATTTTTTGGTGCCCAGGTTTTTAGCAAGGCTTATTGCCCCGTTTGTGTGGATTCGTCCTTGTGTTTTGCCCGAGAATTGTTCGGGTTGCCGGGTTTGCGAGCTAAATTGTCCGGTTTCGGCTATTTCAGTGAAAAATGGTCACCCGGTCTTTGATTATAAAGTTTGTATAACTTGTCTATGTTGTCACGAGCTTTGTCCTCAGAGGGCTATAACGCTTGAAAGGTCGTTTTTAGCGCGAGCGATTGGCAAATAATGAGTTTCAGGCTTGAGGATTATTATTTTGATCTACCAAAGGAACTTATAGCTCAAGAGCCGGTTGTGCCTCGTGATAGTTGTAGGCTCCTAGTTCTCAACAGGTCCAAAGACGAACTTCATGAGGATTTCTTTTATAATATTGGAAATTATTTGTGCCCCGGCGATCTTCTTGTGGTTAATGATGTTCGAGTTATACCCGCGCGAGTTTTCGGTTCATGTGAGGGTGGGAGGAGGGTTGAATTTCTGCTTTTGAATAATTTACATGGCAAGGTTTGGCGAGCGCTTGCTAAGCCGTCAAAAAGGATTAAGGATGGTGATATTTTTAGGCTTGATGACGACTGTTTTATTCGCGTTTGTGGGCGTGAGGACAATGGCAGTTTTATTGTTGAGTTTTGCTATAATGGTAATGTGAACGATCTTCTCGAGCGTATTGGTCATATTCCCTTGCCCCCGTATATAAAGCGTGAGGACAGCTTTTTAGACAGAGAATTTTATCAGACAATTTATGCTAAGTTTCCTGGTGCTGTTGCAGCTCCTACAGCTGGACTTCATTTTACCAAAGAGCTTGTAGAAAGTTTAAAATCGCGTGGTGTTGGATTTGCAAGTTTAACATTGTGTGTTGGTTGGGGAACCTTTAAAAAGGTTAAATCTGATGATATTCGGTTACACAAGATGGATGCTGAGTATTTTATTTTTCCTCGGGAATGTGGCTTAGCTATTCTAAAGGCTAAAAAGCAGGGCAACCGTGTTATTGCGGTTGGTACTACTACTGTTAGGGTGCTTGAGACCGTTGCACATAAGTTGCAGGATTCGCTTGAGATCAAAGGTTATACGGATCTGTTTATTTATCCTGGGTTTAGTTTCAGGCTTGTTGATGGTATCATAACTAATTTTCATCTTCCTTGTTCAACGCTCATAATGTTGGTCTCAGCCTTTGCTGGACGGGAAAGAATATTAGACGCGTACAAATATGCTATAGCAAAAAAATTCAGGTTTTTTAGCTACGGCGACGCTATGTTAATTTTATGATTTATTGATGTAGTTTTTTCACATTTGTGGCTTTAAATCCTTTTGAGCTTTTGATTAGCTCGAACTCGACAGCCTCACCGGCTGTGAGTGTTCTAAAGCCCTCGCCGACAATATCGGAGTAGTGGACAAATATATCCTGATTTATCCCCTCCGATTCGATAAACCCATATCCTTTCTTCTCATCAAACCTTTTAACACGACCCGTTGGCATTTTTGCATATCCTCCTTTGGTTTAGAAATATAATAAGCAT
Proteins encoded in this window:
- a CDS encoding cold shock domain-containing protein, whose amino-acid sequence is MPTGRVKRFDEKKGYGFIESEGINQDIFVHYSDIVGEGFRTLTAGEAVEFELIKSSKGFKATNVKKLHQ
- the queA gene encoding tRNA preQ1(34) S-adenosylmethionine ribosyltransferase-isomerase QueA, with protein sequence MSFRLEDYYFDLPKELIAQEPVVPRDSCRLLVLNRSKDELHEDFFYNIGNYLCPGDLLVVNDVRVIPARVFGSCEGGRRVEFLLLNNLHGKVWRALAKPSKRIKDGDIFRLDDDCFIRVCGREDNGSFIVEFCYNGNVNDLLERIGHIPLPPYIKREDSFLDREFYQTIYAKFPGAVAAPTAGLHFTKELVESLKSRGVGFASLTLCVGWGTFKKVKSDDIRLHKMDAEYFIFPRECGLAILKAKKQGNRVIAVGTTTVRVLETVAHKLQDSLEIKGYTDLFIYPGFSFRLVDGIITNFHLPCSTLIMLVSAFAGRERILDAYKYAIAKKFRFFSYGDAMLIL
- a CDS encoding DUF362 domain-containing protein — translated: MSLVVISRVNDYSYNNLRSAIEFSIEKLGGLSAFFSANDRVLLKPNLLAAKPPERNITTHPLVVEVVADILMENGCRVFIGDSPGGAYRGVKRVFDETKMTELAERKGITLVNFESSGAITMKFNGYELKVSRAFFEFDKVINLPKLKTHVLTMMTGAVKNIFGIVPGFAKTMYHKLFPFPDEFARFLVNLYLAVRSKIVLNIVDAVWAMEGEGPSSGDSVKLGCIVCSPDAVSVDYVCAKIFGYKPNAVRTIAVANELEAGDTGNNIAVIGEYPKLDRNLKILSDWKYFLVPRFLARLIAPFVWIRPCVLPENCSGCRVCELNCPVSAISVKNGHPVFDYKVCITCLCCHELCPQRAITLERSFLARAIGK